Proteins encoded together in one Mycobacterium noviomagense window:
- a CDS encoding cutinase family protein, with product MFVALAVPAFTSSPAAAAACPDVEVVFARGTGEPPGIGSVGNAFVSSLRSQMPGKSVGTYGVSYPASYNFLAATTGANDASGHLQDMANKCPDTKLVLGGYSQGAAVVDIVTAAPVGGVGFTRPLPPDVADHVAAVAVFGNPSDHLGGVLSSLSPQYTAKTIDLCTGGDPVCSNGNTWSAHTGYVPTMTTQAARFVAARV from the coding sequence ATGTTTGTCGCACTGGCGGTGCCCGCGTTCACGTCGAGCCCGGCAGCCGCGGCGGCGTGCCCGGATGTCGAGGTGGTATTCGCCCGGGGCACCGGCGAGCCACCCGGCATCGGCAGTGTCGGCAATGCCTTCGTCAGTTCACTGCGCTCGCAGATGCCGGGCAAATCCGTCGGGACGTACGGGGTCAGTTACCCGGCCAGCTACAACTTCCTTGCGGCTACAACCGGCGCCAACGACGCCAGTGGACACCTCCAGGACATGGCCAACAAATGCCCGGACACCAAGCTGGTGCTCGGCGGCTATTCGCAGGGCGCCGCGGTGGTCGACATCGTCACCGCCGCGCCGGTGGGGGGCGTGGGCTTCACGCGGCCGTTGCCGCCCGACGTGGCTGATCATGTCGCGGCGGTCGCGGTCTTCGGCAACCCGTCGGATCATTTGGGCGGGGTCCTGAGCAGCCTGAGTCCGCAATACACGGCCAAGACCATCGACCTGTGCACCGGCGGTGACCCGGTCTGCTCGAATGGCAACACCTGGAGCGCCCACACCGGCTACGTGCCCACGATGACCACTCAGGCGGCGCGTTTCGTCGCCGCCAGGGTTTAG
- the rplQ gene encoding 50S ribosomal protein L17, whose product MPKPTKGRHLGGSSSHQKAILANLATALFEHGRIKTTEPKARALRPYAEKLITHAKKGTLHNRREVLKKIRDKDVVHTLFAEIGPHFADRNGGYTRIIKVEPRKGDNAPMAVIELVQEKTVTAEANRARRVAVAQAKSKQSESKEAAAAAAPQAAVEPEAVVGEDAAEADSGQAAEAESAEVAPAAEAEATEQADDES is encoded by the coding sequence ATGCCCAAGCCGACCAAGGGCCGTCATCTCGGCGGATCGTCGTCGCACCAGAAGGCGATTCTGGCCAACTTGGCCACCGCGCTGTTCGAGCACGGCCGGATCAAGACCACCGAGCCCAAGGCGCGGGCGTTGCGGCCGTACGCGGAGAAGCTGATCACCCACGCCAAGAAGGGCACGCTGCACAATCGGCGCGAGGTGCTCAAGAAGATCCGCGACAAGGATGTGGTGCACACCCTGTTCGCCGAGATTGGTCCGCACTTCGCCGACCGCAACGGTGGCTACACCCGCATCATCAAGGTCGAGCCCCGCAAGGGCGACAACGCCCCTATGGCGGTGATCGAACTGGTGCAGGAGAAGACGGTAACCGCAGAGGCCAACCGGGCTCGGCGGGTGGCGGTGGCGCAGGCCAAGAGCAAGCAGTCGGAGTCGAAGGAAGCGGCGGCCGCGGCTGCACCGCAAGCGGCGGTGGAGCCGGAGGCAGTGGTCGGCGAGGATGCTGCGGAGGCCGATAGCGGCCAGGCCGCTGAGGCCGAAAGCGCGGAGGTTGCCCCGGCTGCCGAAGCCGAAGCGACTGAGCAGGCCGACGACGAGTCCTGA
- the truA gene encoding tRNA pseudouridine(38-40) synthase TruA: MNVPAIDDGGGHVRLRLDIAYDGTDFAGWAVQAGHRTVAGVLDEALSTVFRTPVRLHAAGRTDTGVHATGQVAHVDVPAEALPHAYPRAPRRAEPEFLPLVRRLGRFLPVDVRVRQISRAPKGFDARFSALRRHYIYRLTTAPYGAEPDQARYVTVWPRELDVEAMTAASRELLGLHDFAAFCRQREGATTIRDLQRLDWSRDGYAITAQVSADAFCWSMVRSLVGALLAVGEHRRTAAWCRDLLKVTSRSSDFAAAPAHGLTLVGVDYPPEDQLEARVLITRDLRSRTDD, encoded by the coding sequence ATGAACGTGCCCGCCATCGACGACGGTGGCGGGCACGTTCGTCTTCGGCTCGACATCGCCTATGACGGAACCGATTTCGCGGGCTGGGCGGTGCAAGCCGGTCACCGCACTGTGGCCGGTGTGCTGGATGAGGCGCTGTCGACGGTGTTCCGGACGCCGGTGCGCCTACATGCGGCGGGGCGCACCGACACCGGTGTGCATGCCACCGGACAGGTGGCTCATGTCGACGTCCCTGCAGAGGCGTTGCCCCATGCCTATCCGCGTGCACCGCGCCGCGCTGAACCCGAATTCCTGCCGCTGGTGCGGCGACTCGGCCGGTTTCTTCCTGTCGATGTCCGAGTACGCCAAATCAGTCGAGCCCCAAAGGGTTTCGACGCCCGCTTTTCGGCGCTGCGCCGCCACTACATCTACCGGTTGACCACGGCCCCCTACGGTGCGGAGCCGGACCAGGCTCGCTATGTCACGGTGTGGCCGCGTGAGCTGGACGTCGAGGCGATGACTGCGGCGTCGCGAGAACTGCTCGGGTTACACGACTTCGCCGCGTTCTGCCGCCAGCGTGAGGGCGCCACCACCATCCGCGACCTACAGCGGCTGGACTGGTCGCGCGACGGGTATGCGATCACCGCGCAAGTCAGCGCCGATGCGTTCTGCTGGTCGATGGTGCGGTCGCTGGTCGGGGCGCTGCTGGCCGTGGGTGAACACCGGCGCACCGCCGCCTGGTGCCGCGACCTGTTGAAGGTGACGTCCCGGTCGAGTGACTTCGCGGCCGCGCCGGCGCACGGTTTGACGCTGGTCGGGGTCGACTATCCGCCCGAGGACCAGCTCGAGGCGCGCGTTCTGATCACCCGCGACCTGCGCTCACGCACGGACGACTAA
- a CDS encoding cutinase family protein, with the protein MGAAAAVAAGVVLGASSAISATVPTASAVDCPDVEVIFARGTSEPAGVGRVGQALVDSLRQQTGLNIDAYGVNYPAGKLQLGGGDGANDTIKRVKDVVQACPNSKIVLGGYSQGASVMDIVAGVPVGGVTWGSSLPPQYVDNITALATFGNIADRSGTPISSQSQLLGAKAIDLCNPGDPICHAGPGNEWSDHTDGYVPTYTTQAATFIAAKLLTAGPGSLPWPSVTPGPGSPLGPGSTAGSDIASRTVVR; encoded by the coding sequence TTGGGCGCCGCCGCGGCGGTGGCCGCCGGCGTCGTGCTGGGCGCATCGAGCGCCATTTCAGCAACCGTGCCAACAGCATCCGCGGTCGATTGCCCCGATGTCGAAGTGATCTTCGCCCGCGGTACCAGCGAGCCGGCCGGGGTCGGGCGCGTCGGACAAGCTCTGGTCGACTCGCTGCGCCAGCAGACCGGACTCAACATCGACGCCTACGGCGTGAACTATCCCGCCGGCAAACTGCAGCTGGGCGGCGGCGATGGCGCCAACGACACCATCAAGCGGGTCAAAGACGTGGTCCAAGCCTGCCCGAACAGCAAGATCGTGCTCGGTGGGTACTCGCAGGGCGCATCGGTGATGGACATCGTCGCCGGCGTTCCCGTCGGTGGCGTGACCTGGGGTAGTTCGCTGCCCCCGCAATATGTCGACAACATCACCGCCCTTGCCACCTTCGGCAATATCGCCGACCGCTCGGGTACCCCGATTTCCAGCCAGAGTCAGCTGCTGGGGGCCAAAGCCATCGACCTGTGCAACCCGGGAGACCCGATCTGCCACGCGGGTCCCGGCAACGAGTGGAGCGACCACACCGACGGTTATGTGCCCACCTACACCACCCAGGCTGCGACGTTCATCGCGGCCAAGCTGCTAACCGCCGGACCGGGCTCGCTGCCCTGGCCCAGCGTGACCCCGGGCCCGGGGTCGCCGCTCGGCCCCGGATCGACCGCCGGTTCGGACATCGCGTCACGAACCGTCGTTCGGTAA